CAAGAATAGCACAATGAGAGCAAACAGGTCTCTCTCATGTATTAGAAGTCTTTCTTGCATTTGGAGGTTTAATAGAAGAAGAGAGAGCAACAGACTGAATATTTGGAAGTAAAACTGATCCAATTTTACGTTGATGTTCTTTTTGAATAACAATGGAGAAAACTTGTTAATTGGAGGAAGTGGTTCAATGAGAAGGATCTGGACACAAACGCGAGAATAGGAGTCAATGAGTCCCATCAAGAAATGGATCACATACTCATGTTGTTGCAAATCTACCAAGGTACGCAAGCCTCCACATGAACAAACAGGTAATGGTCTATAGTTCATCAACTCATCCCATATACCTTTCATTTGAGTGAAGTAAACACTTATAGAGAGATCAGCCTGTGTGAGAGAAGTAATAGCTTTCTGCAATTGAAAAATTCGTGGTCCATTACCTTGAGAAAATCTTTATCTAAGGCCAGACCACATTTCCATGGCTGAATCTACATAAATAACGCTAGCAACAATCTCCTTGGAAAGAGAATTGAGGAGCCAAGACCGGACCATATTATTGCATTTGATCCACGAAGAGAACAAAGGAGATGTATTCGAAGGTGGCGAAATGGaacaatcaacaaaaccaaCCTTGTTTTTGGTAGTCAAGGCCATGAGCATGGATCTACGCCATGTGTGGTAATTGTCACCCGTAAGAGCTTGCGTAACTAGTAGAGACTCTCGACTATCTCCATGCTGAAGGTAGTAAGGATTGGAAGCATCCTCAGGAAgggttgaagaaaaaatagaggaagaagaagacatcTTATTGCGTGGgagaaaatattacatataccatATCAAGACTGCAGTCCAAATGAGGAAAGACATTCCTTCAGTTATGTGTTAATGAATAGATCTGTCCTTTATATACAAGAAATGAATAAGcgggaaaataaatttaaaataggcTCGACTAACTAAACTATATCTCtaaaagaaatactttaactataaaaagattacacaaaagtgAATTTACAACTTAATATAGTTTGATGCAGTacatcagattgtaaagttacttttagtGTATGAAGCCATATCagtttttgaatttgtttttgtGTCTAGAGCAGTTCTCTatctctaatatatatatatgcatatttttgtattttcctaCATGGGCAAGAGACATTTATATAACTAGCTTGTAGATATTTGCCTAGAAACAAAAACGCAGCATGCAGTATTTGACCCGACTGCCCACAATTGGACCCTCGTTGGAAAAGGTTTGGTATCGGTGTAGGCTCATTTTTATGGCTCTAAGCTGGGCCCAGTTCCCAGACAAAGCACGTTTAACATCAGCTCAAGTTTTAGACACGAGTAGCTGCCAATTCCATGCATCAAACGTAGGGTTGGAACATGCAATTCATCGCcaaaaatgacaattctctcggAATGTTGTCGAGGTGCAAGTAGCATCAATCATTGAACAAACTAAGaggaaattttgaaattatcaATTGCCAACATCTAACTGCTGTCAATTGTCTTCTAAGATAGAGCTTGATTAAGATCACTGTTTTGTTATTGAAAAAACATTATTCTTAGCACAAACACTTCTTTTGTTAAAAAGGGCTTTCTATTAACTTTCCAATCGACTCCAAGTCATCACAGGTAAAGCACCCCTTTAGAATcttaattaaatgagaaaaagtcaATCAATCGCTCTTTTCTTATATCTGTCAGATCAAGAAAATAGTTGGGTCATGGACATGTTCTTCGTTCCACATCCTATCGCCAGTCATTGAAAAAGACGTGATTAATTAACAAGTCTCGACCAAAACGAGAACGCCCAGAAAGTTGATCACACATAACGTTAAGAAATGGTTGGAATTACCACATTTGCTCTGGTGGCAAAACACCATTTCTTCCCACTGAATTGCGGATTTCAATCAAAGCACTTTGGATCCTGGTGAAAAAGTCAATTAATGCTATAGAAAAAGCACCAGGAACCCAACAAGAGAGGGCATCAGCCAGTGTAATAATATGGGGAAAGAAAAGGCTGTGTACTAATAAGTCATCCTGATGGAAGAAGATAAAGAGATAAGGAGATAGATGTTGACAGTGATGGCCAGCCAAGGAACAAAGAAGTCccgtctttctttcttttttttttttttttgggcttttactttttgcatctTCTTGGAGCTCCATAAGTGGTCCTTTTTACACCCACTTCTTCTCCCTGCCCTTCATCTTTGCATATaggaaaaatcatttaaataaacaaGGTAGAAAATCAAGGGAATGATGTAAACAAACGAAACAAAGTTCCTTCTTGTTAGGAATTCAAAATTAGACACTATTTTCATACATCCATTCTTTCCTTAAACCACTACGGTATTGAGTAGAGGAACAGCCAGCAgaagaaaagaattaaaaacccTTAGATACTACTCTCTATTCTCTCTAGCAAACAAGGGTCAGCGCGGATGCAAAAGAGAGGGACTTGTTAAAAGGAAAGCACCGAGTGTGTTCTCAAAATGGAGCCGTTAACGTTCGCTGGAGCGAGTTCTTTTTGCGAAGCTGGGTAGCTGCAGCCAATCTTAACTGCCCAAAAACATGTTCAAGAAAATGATACAATTCATACCACTGAACAAGTAAATGATCTAACTATAGAAGAAACACAAGTTGATTTCTATCTTTAACTCGACCGTACTATGAAAACTTCAAAAAACTAtgtattttactttaaaaagaaacaacttgccCGAAATGCTAATCATCTAGTACCATAAGATATGATGACAGAAATCTAACAACGAAACAGGAAGTAATAAGAATAGTTTCGATCGtgcacatattatatatatatatatatatgaaactcACCTGCTCTTGCTGTTTCTTGAGTCTTGCATTCTCTTCCATCAAGTGAGCAACTTCAAGTTCCAACTCGTTTGTGTAGGCCTGCAGGAAGGATTGAAGTAGGAAAAAACAAACTTTCAGGAAACTAAATGAAacagaactatatatatatatatttcatgccCCGAATATGACATGTATTCGACTTAACGAcaaaatagaagagggagagataCATTCCTGTTTTCTAGCTCTCGATCGAGCGGCCGACTCTCGGTTCTTGATCATACGCTTATGCCGCCGATCCCCCGAGCTACTATCAGATTCCTGAACCCTCTTCTGCCCAAAAGAAGGCACGCCAGTAGTGGATGCCAAAGCCTCAAATCTGCTACTGAAAGAAGAGACATTAGAGATGGGATGCGACAGTAAATGAGAGTCAGGCCTCATTAGTGGGTCCGTGTTATCCAGAAAATGAAATTCAGAACCCGAGTTCAAGCTCAAAACCGTGGCCGGAGGCGGAACCAAAGATGCGGAGCCGTAGAGAGAGGTCTCTGTAGCTGTAGAGACCATGCTGGGAGGTGGGTCTTTGCTAAAAGGTCGAGCAAGGAAGTCCTGGAGGATAACGTTGCGGAAGTTGGAGGTTGAGTGAGGACGTTGGTGGAATCTTGGGGTGGTTTCTTGGTCTTGAAGGGAAGCCAGATTGATGTCCTTCCAGACCTCTTCCATGGTTTTGGGGTTTAATCTTGCAGTTTGGCAGAAGGATGAGGGTGAAAATGGCGAAGgcgttgaagaagaagatgtgGATGAAAGTGATTTAGAGGACGAAGATGAGACTCTGTTAAGGTTTATGGTTTTGTTCAAGCTAGTTTCTTCGGAAGTACGGGCAGTTGAAGACAACATTTGgtgctaaaaagaaaaaacagacaCAGCAGTGGGGAGGGAATGAAGAAGACGGAGCTCTGAGGCAGTGTGCTGCCGCTAAACGTTTGAATGTTGGTCATGGCTAAGGAAAATGCATGTCTTTTGCATTGTGGGAATTGAAGCGGTTGTGGGGGCTGCCTCTATAAGGTTGGGGGTGGATTTCAGATTTCTAAATGAGTTAAGTGGACACTGCAGAAAATTGTGTACCCATTACTGGTACTTTGTGGCTGAGTATAGTACgtacttttctttttgtatataGAAAGGGTTTAATACGTCCTATAATAGGGTTTTAGAATCATCACACAACAAGCAGCACCTATATATACACCCGTTTCATTTGtcaattaaataatcatttatctCAAAATTATGTTTAAACTAACCTAGAATAGAtacattattatattttgagtaacgctggctattataaattttaaatagataaattttgtatatatttttatataaaaatatgagtCGGATgctttttttaacactttttcgTAGCAtgatccactttttttttttttcctaaatgaattattaaaaatttatctatttgaaacttgtataaattaattttttttatatatttttacactcaTATTAATAAATGGATCtagtatgagaaatattttattaatataataaattaaatgataGTGGAAGAAGAGACAAGAAGTCTTATAGAATTCGTTTGGATTTAGAGACTATTTTATcacatctcattattataactttatcaaattttcacataaaatataataagcaactcaactttttcaaatctcaattctaacattttcaaatctcaaaataataataatattaaaaaataatattttaataatattttattcaactttcgtataaaattatctcatctcatttctgaaTTCAAAcaaattcttaaattattttacaaataaaaatatagttttaagcTCGTTTATTGGCACACATATATACAATATAGCAACTACGTAGTAATGTATTGACTTCTCTATTAGTTGTAGATTGTTAAgtttttaattctattttactttaattttatctataattTGTTTGTGTAGAGTTATTAATTAaacgtaatattttatttttattacaatgAAATACATATGAatataagaatataaaatattaaaaattaacaaaaaaaagtaGTATAAGTGCAAAAGATGAACGGTAGAGACAAAATGAAGTGGTAATAAAGAGTGGAAGTAATAATGATTGACTAGAAGTAGAAGAGATAAAAAGCAAGAGAGACATGCAATCAATTGGTAATAAAGGGCAGCATTGACAATATGATAAAGGTTATATTGTGACCTTTCAAATTCTACTTTTATTCAAgtttgttttaatttagtttaaataataaaaataaatgatgtaaCTTAACTAGGTGAGTTTTGTGATTCAAAAATTATACAGAACTAACTATACATTCATGATTCTTGTAATGCACGAGGAATTATGAAGTTTTTAATTCTATTATATTTCCTATCTGTATCGTAAGTGTCGTTTCGACAGTGAGTTGAGttgatataaaagttaaaaattgaataaaatattattaaaatattattttttaatattattattattttagaattagaaaaaaattaaatttttattatattttatgtgaaaatttgagaaagttataatgataagataaaataaaacatttgcattacCCAAATGGATAATAACGAGTAACGAAATGAGAGGTTaacattttcattatccaaatgAACAATGAAGGGATAATAAAGGGTCCACAAAGGTTTCAAAACTGGTTTCCCTCATAGATGattatctcaacatccaaacatagcTTAAGTTGTTGTAGCTTTTTGCACAAAAGATGTGGCCAACAACATCAAAACATTGCCGCAAACAATTTCATCTCTAATTAGAGCATTCTTATTGGATTGACCAaatgcatatttaaaatttagttaatatcacataaatttatatttttttacttatttaaattcaatccTTACATTGAATTatccatttattttctatataataataaaatattattaatttaataagtttttatttaatttattttgatcacattttggaataaaaaatattattttaatgtttgttaAAATTACTGTTGTTTTCTATATTTGGTAAATGATTGTAACTAACATCCAAAATCTTTTTAGCAATGATGAATCCAATGTGGCATTTTTTTGGCATATATTAACCAAATTTTAGCCATCATTAAATTTTAACCAAACCAACGAGGATGCTTTAAGGGAAACCAGTTTTGAAACCTTTGTGCTACCCAATCACATGGGTTTTCAAGGACATGTTGTACCGTTGTAGTATCAATGACTTCAAAGATGACAACTGACCATCCCTTTCTAAGATGACAACGAAATTAAAATTGAGCCAAGATTTGCAAAGAAATAAGCAGAAGTGTAAAAGATTTCCAATTAAGCTTAGAAACCAAATAGTGTTAAGGATATTAAGTAATTCTGAGATGGTTATccaattgttttatttgataaCCTGGAAACCAGTTTTATGTTAAAATTgaacttgaaaaaaataaaacacaataacTGACAGAAAGTGCAAAAGACAGTTAATGAAGTGGTAATAAAAGAGGAAACTTCAACTTTTATACATAAAATGGAAAGTTTTACAAACTACATGTTGGTCATACTCTCATCTCACTATAATGAAATGACATGTCTCATCAACCTTCAAATTTAccttttaaaattagaaaaaaattgtCTGAGTGATaaaatgtgacacatttatttaATGTGATGAAAATAAGATAGGATTGCTGTTTGTAGAATAAGTGTTGCTAGGGAGCCGTCCAGAAGCAACCGCTGGGCGTGCTATAGGCAAAACTCACATTTCTAatgttttccaatttttttatttatatttttttaatgcttaaaaatattaatatactaatagtcaATTCATTAATCAgtaaataaaagattttttttaaaaaaatatataaatatataaatggtCAAAA
This genomic window from Carya illinoinensis cultivar Pawnee chromosome 7, C.illinoinensisPawnee_v1, whole genome shotgun sequence contains:
- the LOC122315229 gene encoding protein FD isoform X1, encoding MLSSTARTSEETSLNKTINLNRVSSSSSKSLSSTSSSSTPSPFSPSSFCQTARLNPKTMEEVWKDINLASLQDQETTPRFHQRPHSTSNFRNVILQDFLARPFSKDPPPSMVSTATETSLYGSASLVPPPATVLSLNSGSEFHFLDNTDPLMRPDSHLLSHPISNVSSFSSRFEALASTTGVPSFGQKRVQESDSSSGDRRHKRMIKNRESAARSRARKQAYTNELELEVAHLMEENARLKKQQEQIGCSYPASQKELAPANVNGSILRTHSVLSF
- the LOC122315229 gene encoding protein FD isoform X2 produces the protein MLSSTARTSEETSLNKTINLNRVSSSSSKSLSSTSSSSTPSPFSPSSFCQTARLNPKTMEEVWKDINLASLQDQETTPRFHQRPHSTSNFRNVILQDFLARPFSKDPPPSMVSTATETSLYGSASLVPPPATVLSLNSGSEFHFLDNTDPLMRPDSHLLSHPISNVSSFSSRFEALASTTGVPSFGQKRVQESDSSSGDRRHKRMIKNRESAARSRARKQAYTNELELEVAHLMEENARLKKQQEQLRLAAATQLRKKNSLQRTLTAPF